The proteins below come from a single Crossiella sp. CA-258035 genomic window:
- a CDS encoding enoyl-CoA hydratase has protein sequence MSAEVLLEQRDRVAIITVNAPDRRNALTPAISTRLAEAVTACEQNGDVHAVVVTGAPPAFCAGADLTALGESREAGLRTIYAGFLAVANCALPTIAAVNGAAVGAGLNLALACDVRLAGPLARFDARFLQLGIHPGGGMTWMLNKIVGPQTATAMALFGQVLDAEAAERAGLVWARTPGEPADVVAAAVELAAASAGAPRELVLATKQSMRRTAAVAEHAEAVEVELVSQLISMNSPAFAERLAAMKARISGK, from the coding sequence ATGTCAGCTGAGGTGCTCCTGGAGCAGCGCGACCGGGTGGCGATCATCACGGTCAACGCCCCCGACCGCCGCAACGCCCTGACCCCGGCCATCTCCACCCGTCTCGCCGAGGCGGTCACCGCCTGCGAGCAGAACGGCGACGTCCACGCCGTGGTGGTCACCGGCGCCCCGCCCGCCTTCTGCGCGGGCGCGGACCTGACCGCGCTGGGCGAGTCCCGCGAGGCCGGGCTGCGCACCATCTACGCCGGGTTCCTGGCCGTGGCCAACTGCGCGCTGCCCACCATCGCCGCGGTGAACGGGGCCGCGGTCGGCGCGGGCCTGAACCTGGCGCTGGCCTGCGACGTGCGGCTGGCCGGTCCGCTGGCCCGCTTCGACGCCCGCTTCCTGCAGCTGGGCATCCACCCCGGCGGCGGCATGACCTGGATGCTCAACAAGATCGTCGGCCCGCAGACCGCGACCGCGATGGCGCTGTTCGGTCAGGTCCTGGACGCCGAGGCGGCCGAGCGGGCGGGCCTGGTGTGGGCACGGACACCAGGTGAACCGGCAGATGTGGTGGCCGCGGCGGTAGAGCTGGCGGCCGCTTCTGCCGGAGCGCCCCGGGAACTCGTGCTGGCCACCAAGCAGTCCATGCGCCGCACCGCCGCGGTGGCCGAGCACGCCGAGGCGGTGGAGGTCGAACTGGTCTCCCAGCTCATCTCCATGAACAGCCCGGCCTTCGCCGAGCGCCTGGCCGCGATGAAGGCCCGGATCAGCGGGAAGTGA
- a CDS encoding 2-oxoacid:acceptor oxidoreductase subunit alpha, with amino-acid sequence MSVSTEGHETAEVRKLDRVVIRFAGDSGDGMQLTGDRFTSEAAAFGNDLATLPNFPAEIRAPAGTLPGVSSFQLHFADYDILTPGDRPDVLVAMNPAALKSNIADLPHGGILIVNTDEFNKRNLSKVGYAADPLEDGSLEPYVVHKVAMATLTRGALEPTGLSKKDAERAKNMFALGLLSWMYHRPTEGTERFLREKFAKKPDIAEANVLAFRTGWNYGETTEAFAVTYEVAPAKLAQGTYRQITGNTALAYGIVAAGQRSELPVFLGTYPITPASDILHELSRHKNFGITTFQAEDEIAGIGAALGAAYGGALGVTTTSGPGIALKSETIGLAVMTELPLLVVDVQRGGPSTGLPTKTEQADLLQAMFGRNGEAPVPVLAPATPADCFQMAIDAARIALKYRTPVLLLSDGYIANGSEPWLIPAVDTLPDLRVSFATEVNAPDGSGEFWPYLRDPETLARPWALPGTPGLEHRIGGLEKGDGQGNISYDPDNHDKMVRLRQAKIDGVDVPDLVVDDPTGDAEVLVVGWGSTYGPIGAAARRVRRLGLKVAHAHLRHLNPFPRNLGEVLGSYRKVLVPEMNLGQLALLLRAKYLVDAVSHTKVAGTPFKAEELQDVFTEIIQGVKA; translated from the coding sequence ATGAGTGTGAGCACCGAGGGCCACGAGACCGCGGAGGTCCGCAAGCTCGACCGAGTGGTCATCAGGTTCGCCGGCGACTCCGGTGACGGCATGCAGCTGACCGGAGACCGGTTCACATCGGAGGCAGCGGCCTTCGGCAACGACCTGGCCACGCTGCCCAACTTCCCCGCCGAGATCAGGGCGCCTGCAGGAACCCTGCCCGGGGTGTCCAGCTTCCAGCTGCACTTCGCCGACTACGACATCCTCACGCCGGGCGACCGGCCGGACGTCCTGGTCGCGATGAACCCCGCGGCGCTGAAGTCCAACATCGCCGACCTGCCGCACGGCGGCATCCTCATCGTCAACACCGATGAGTTCAACAAGCGCAACCTCAGCAAGGTCGGCTACGCCGCGGACCCGCTCGAAGACGGCTCGCTGGAGCCCTACGTCGTGCACAAGGTCGCCATGGCCACCCTGACCCGCGGCGCGCTGGAACCCACCGGGCTGTCGAAGAAGGACGCCGAGCGCGCGAAGAACATGTTCGCGCTGGGCCTGCTGTCCTGGATGTACCACCGGCCGACCGAGGGCACCGAGCGGTTCCTGCGGGAGAAGTTCGCCAAGAAGCCGGACATCGCCGAGGCCAACGTGCTGGCCTTCCGCACCGGCTGGAACTACGGCGAGACCACCGAGGCCTTCGCGGTGACCTACGAGGTCGCCCCGGCCAAGCTGGCCCAGGGCACCTACCGCCAGATCACCGGCAACACCGCGCTGGCCTACGGCATCGTGGCTGCCGGACAGCGCTCGGAGCTGCCGGTCTTCCTCGGCACGTACCCGATCACGCCAGCCTCGGACATCCTGCACGAGCTGTCCCGGCACAAGAACTTCGGCATCACCACCTTCCAGGCCGAGGACGAGATCGCCGGTATCGGCGCGGCGCTGGGCGCGGCCTACGGCGGCGCGCTGGGTGTGACCACCACCTCCGGCCCGGGTATCGCGCTGAAGTCCGAGACCATCGGCCTCGCGGTGATGACCGAGCTGCCGCTGCTGGTGGTCGACGTGCAGCGCGGCGGCCCGTCCACCGGGCTGCCCACCAAGACCGAGCAGGCCGACCTGTTGCAGGCCATGTTCGGCCGCAACGGCGAGGCGCCCGTTCCGGTGCTGGCCCCGGCCACGCCCGCGGACTGCTTCCAGATGGCCATCGACGCCGCGCGGATCGCGCTGAAGTACCGCACGCCGGTGCTGCTGCTCTCCGACGGCTACATCGCCAACGGGTCAGAGCCCTGGCTCATCCCGGCCGTGGACACCCTGCCCGACCTGCGGGTCTCCTTCGCCACCGAGGTCAACGCGCCGGACGGCTCCGGCGAGTTCTGGCCGTACCTGCGCGACCCGGAAACCCTGGCCCGGCCGTGGGCCCTGCCGGGCACGCCCGGTCTGGAGCACCGCATCGGTGGCCTGGAGAAGGGCGACGGCCAGGGCAACATCTCCTACGACCCGGACAACCACGACAAGATGGTGCGCCTGCGCCAGGCCAAGATCGACGGCGTGGACGTGCCGGACCTGGTGGTGGACGACCCGACCGGCGACGCCGAGGTGCTCGTGGTCGGCTGGGGTTCGACCTACGGCCCGATCGGCGCGGCCGCGCGGCGGGTGCGCAGGCTGGGCCTGAAGGTCGCGCACGCGCATCTGCGGCACCTCAACCCGTTCCCGAGGAACCTGGGTGAGGTGCTGGGCAGCTACCGCAAGGTGCTCGTCCCGGAAATGAATCTCGGCCAGCTCGCGTTGTTGTTGCGGGCCAAGTACCTGGTGGACGCGGTCAGCCACACGAAGGTGGCGGGCACGCCGTTCAAGGCCGAAGAGCTCCAGGACGTGTTCACCGAGATCATCCAGGGGGTCAAGGCATGA
- a CDS encoding 2-oxoacid:ferredoxin oxidoreductase subunit beta, translated as MTAVDIGLPIIGGLDGVPTTDEKQTAKVFKSDQEVRWCPGCGDYIILNAMQSFLPELGLKRENIVFVSGIGCSSRFPYYMNTYGVHSIHGRAPAIATGLSVSRPDLSVWVVTGDGDALSIGGNHLIHALRRNVNLKILLFNNRIYGLTKGQYSPTSEVGKVTKSTPMGSLDHPFNPISLALGAETSFVGRALDSDRAGLTDVLRQAAQHRGSALVEIYQNCPIFNDGAFDVLKEPGEKDRRIIPLEHGKPIRFGAEGEFGVIREGQHGSFVVRKVDEVGEDALVVHDATLQDPSYAFALSRLGGQNLDHTVTGVFRSVPRPTYDDQARSQVQQAVQSKPADLAGLLRGKDTWTVLA; from the coding sequence ATGACCGCGGTCGACATCGGGTTGCCGATCATCGGCGGCCTGGACGGTGTTCCCACCACGGACGAGAAGCAGACCGCGAAGGTCTTCAAGTCCGACCAGGAGGTGCGCTGGTGCCCCGGGTGTGGTGACTACATCATCCTCAACGCCATGCAGAGCTTCCTGCCGGAGCTGGGGCTCAAGCGGGAGAACATCGTCTTCGTCTCCGGGATCGGCTGCTCCTCCCGGTTCCCGTACTACATGAACACCTACGGGGTGCACTCCATCCACGGCCGCGCCCCGGCCATCGCCACCGGGTTGTCGGTGTCCCGGCCGGACCTGTCGGTGTGGGTGGTCACCGGTGACGGCGACGCGCTCTCCATCGGCGGCAACCACCTGATCCACGCGCTGCGCCGCAACGTGAACCTGAAGATCCTGCTGTTCAACAACCGGATCTACGGGCTGACCAAGGGGCAGTACTCGCCGACCTCGGAGGTCGGCAAGGTCACCAAGTCCACCCCGATGGGCTCGCTGGACCACCCGTTCAACCCGATCTCGCTGGCGCTGGGCGCGGAGACGAGCTTCGTGGGCCGGGCGCTGGACTCCGACCGGGCCGGGCTGACCGACGTGCTGCGGCAGGCCGCCCAGCACCGGGGCAGCGCGCTGGTGGAGATCTACCAGAACTGCCCGATCTTCAACGACGGCGCCTTCGACGTGCTCAAGGAGCCGGGCGAGAAGGACCGGCGGATCATCCCGCTGGAGCACGGCAAGCCGATCCGCTTCGGCGCCGAGGGCGAGTTCGGGGTGATCCGGGAGGGTCAGCACGGCTCGTTCGTGGTGCGCAAGGTGGACGAGGTCGGCGAGGACGCGCTGGTGGTGCACGACGCGACCCTGCAGGACCCCAGCTACGCCTTCGCGCTGTCCCGGCTGGGCGGGCAGAACCTGGACCACACCGTGACCGGTGTGTTCCGCTCGGTGCCCCGCCCGACCTACGACGACCAGGCCCGCAGCCAGGTCCAGCAGGCCGTGCAGAGCAAGCCGGCCGACCTGGCCGGGCTGCTCCGCGGCAAGGACACCTGGACCGTGCTGGCCTGA